A stretch of DNA from Carya illinoinensis cultivar Pawnee chromosome 12, C.illinoinensisPawnee_v1, whole genome shotgun sequence:
TTAATTTGTGAAAGTCCTACAAAAAAGATTGGAGCTACCGTTGATGCAAAAATCGTGTGGGCTACTCGTTGATGCAAAGTGTTGTGGGTGTCtaagataattataatatttttttctagagTGGATTAATAGGTAATAATTAAGAACTTAAAGTTATTGTTCTTTTAAATAGTtttcaaaagatttttttctcGTGACCAAAtttcgtatatatatatttattgttcGTGTATATATGATTGCTTAGAGGTATTAATCTATtgaatatttttacattttgctgccttttttttattcaaatatctATTTAATTCACCCCATTACAAACGTTGAGGATACATATCATGATCTGAATTTTCAGAGTGCCCAAAATCTAACAAGATCTGATTCAGGAGGGGATTTTAAGCATGATATGACCTAGGCAGGCCGGACCTTGCATTCTCATCACGCACTACGAGAATCCACCCACGACTCTCTCTTCCTTAATTGGCCGTTACAAAAGCCAATCAATCTGGTTCCTCTTTTGGAAGAACTAACTTCTCACGAAACCCATGCACTCAAATATAATTAAACTTATCCCAAAAAAAGGAGAggccaaaattctcatctttcagaaagaaaatatatatctgTAGCAAACCCACCAAGTCATCGTGCCAAGCAATAATGTCTGCATCCCCGAAATTGGACGATAAGTACCCGAGTGAGAAAATCTTTCAGCTACCTTCATCCCCACCACCTCCAACTAAAAAATGGCCTGCCAACCTTGCAGAGGTTATGCTTTTGGAGCTACGAGTGCAGAGGGGAATTGCTCTTCCCTTGATAGCCATGAATTTAGCATGGTTTGCAAAACAAGCTTTCACAACAGCATTTTTAGGCCGGCTTGGGGAGCTCAAATTGGCAGGTGGAGCGCTTGGGTTCACATTTGCTAATGTCACCGGTTTCTCTGTCTTGAACGGGCTCTGTGGTGCCATGGAACCCATGTGTGGTCAAGCTTTCGGAGCCAAAAACTTTAAACTGCTTCGCAAGACCCTTCTCATGTCAATCTTCTTGTTGCTACTCGCAACACTACCTATTACGTTCTTGTGGCTCAATGTTGACAAGATTCTTATCTATTTTGGCCAACAAAAAGACATTTCAATTGTCGCAAAGAGCTATCTTCTCTATCTCCTCCCTGATTTGGTAGTCACTTCATTCCTATGTCCACTCAAAGCCTACTTGAGCTCACAAGGTATTACGGTTCCTATAATGTTTAGCTCCGCCCTGGCGTTAGCTTTTCACGTACCCATCAACATATTACTTGCAAAAGCGAAAGGTCTTGAAGGAGTTTCAATGGCATTTTGGATCACCGATCTTATGGTGGTGATTCTACTTGCCTTGTATGTGTTTCTGATGGAAAATAGTAAGGATATAAGGTGGAAGGATGGAGGGTGGTGGGACCAAGGCATTAGTGATTTCCTCAAGTTGCTCAAGCTCTGCGGGCCATGCTGCCTCACTACCTGCCTTGAATGGTGGTGCTATGAGATTTTAATGTTGCTCACAGGACGGCTAGCAAATGCCAAGCAGGCAGTTGGAGTGTTGGCAATAGTGCTGAACTTCGACTATCTGCTCTACTCCATGATGCTATCACTAGCCACATGTGCATCAACACGTGTGTCAAATGAGCTTGGCGCAAACCGACCTGGCCCTGCTTATCGGTCAGCATATTGGACTCTGGCAGTGAGCATCATCTCGGGTTGCATAGGTGGCTCAGTGATGGTCGCAGCCAAAGGAATATGGGGACCCCTGTTTAGCCATGATAAGGGAATCATAAGAGGTGTAAAGAAAACGATGTTGATAATGGCTTTGGTGGAAGTGGTGAATTTCCCGTTAGCAGTCTGTGGAGGAATTGTCCGTGGAACAGCAAGGCCATGTTTGGGTATGTATGCCAATCTTGGTGGGTTCTACCTTTTGGCTCTGCCTCTAGGTGTGGTTCTAGCCTTCAAGGCCGCACTTGGACTCGATGGGCTGTTGATAGGGTTCTTGGTCGGGATGGTTGCCTGTTTGATTTTGCTGTTGATCTTTGTCACAAGGATTGACTGGGATGAAGAAGCGGGCAAGGCACAATTACTTGCCCGTGAAGAAGACACCGTCAAGGTAGATGGAAATCACAGTAATGTGGAACCAGTTAGTTATGCCAAAGTATGAGAATAACTTGAAAAGATATCTGTAATATGAATGCCTCTACCATCAAACACAAACGAAAAAAGAATTAATTGAATTGATCCGACTAAAACATATAACCCCACACGTACACGTTTCATcagttccttttttcttttatgaatacGTTTCATCAGTTCCTTTGAGGAAGCCCATTTAGAAATGACACTTCTGGCAACCAAGGAAGCAAAAATCACAAACGAAAATGGGTGGCTGTCATAATGCTAATCTAAGTAGCATATGAGCTCCACAACATGGTCTAATCAACATCTCACATAGCTCAGCATCTTACCAATTGCGACATTGGAAACAACCATTCAATTAGAATCGTGTCCATCAGGAGGACAACTTACATACGCATGCTTGAAAAGGAAGCTGTTCGTGAAGTCCTAATTAATGTATCCAtaacaaaacttgaaacttcAAAGGAAAGCACGACTGTTATCATTGATGCactgcagaaaaataaaaatttcacca
This window harbors:
- the LOC122289702 gene encoding protein DETOXIFICATION 56-like; translation: MSASPKLDDKYPSEKIFQLPSSPPPPTKKWPANLAEVMLLELRVQRGIALPLIAMNLAWFAKQAFTTAFLGRLGELKLAGGALGFTFANVTGFSVLNGLCGAMEPMCGQAFGAKNFKLLRKTLLMSIFLLLLATLPITFLWLNVDKILIYFGQQKDISIVAKSYLLYLLPDLVVTSFLCPLKAYLSSQGITVPIMFSSALALAFHVPINILLAKAKGLEGVSMAFWITDLMVVILLALYVFLMENSKDIRWKDGGWWDQGISDFLKLLKLCGPCCLTTCLEWWCYEILMLLTGRLANAKQAVGVLAIVLNFDYLLYSMMLSLATCASTRVSNELGANRPGPAYRSAYWTLAVSIISGCIGGSVMVAAKGIWGPLFSHDKGIIRGVKKTMLIMALVEVVNFPLAVCGGIVRGTARPCLGMYANLGGFYLLALPLGVVLAFKAALGLDGLLIGFLVGMVACLILLLIFVTRIDWDEEAGKAQLLAREEDTVKVDGNHSNVEPVSYAKV